One genomic segment of Polyodon spathula isolate WHYD16114869_AA chromosome 35, ASM1765450v1, whole genome shotgun sequence includes these proteins:
- the LOC121303780 gene encoding mitochondrial import inner membrane translocase subunit TIM50-like, whose translation MEGKPPSDSDGTGEPQDSEQRHQQGGGDQKKQNENTAYAKKMVLRLAGVLGVGTAVGMVYIFGSPSVDEQGNKIPDEFDQDPSVLQQLWRTYESFKDYRQMIIEPTSPKLLPDVLKEPYYQQPYTLVLELTDVLLHPEWSVTTSWRFKKRPGIEYLFQQLAPLYEIVIFTAETGMGREGGSTAFPLIDSIDPHGFVMYRLFRDATRYMDGHHVKDVSCLNRDSSKVVVVDCKKQAFSLQPFNGLALQKWDGSSEDRTLYDLAAFLKTIALSGVDDVRSVLENYALEDDPIEAFKRRQAQLAQEEQSRVSELSQQKQQGLSLGSIAGRLWGRTKQQ comes from the exons ATGGAG GGGAAGCCTCCTTCTGACTCGGACGGGACAGGGGAGCCCCAGGATTCGGAGCAGAGACATCAGCAAGGAGGGGGCGACCAAAAGAAACAGAACGAGAACACAGCCTACGCCAAGAAGATGGTGCTCAGGCTGGCAGGAGTGCTGGGGGTGGGCACTGCTGTCGGCATGGTCTACATATTCG gcagcCCTTCAGTAGACGAACAAGGaaacaag aTCCCAGATGAGTTTGATCAAG ACCCTTCAGTGCTGCAGCAACTCTGGAGAACGTATGAGTCTTTTAAAGACTACAGGCAG atGATTATTGAGCCTACAAGCCCCAAGCTCCTCCCGGACGTGCTCAAGGAGCCGTACTACCAGCAGCCATACACCCTGGTGCTGGAGCTGACAGACGTGCTGCTGCACCCCGAGTGGTCAGTga CTACCAGCTGG CGCTTCAAGAAGAGGCCAGGCATCGAGTATTTATTTCAGCAGCTGGCTCCTCTGTATGAGATCGTCATCTTCACAGCTGAGACTGGcatggggagggagggagggagt aCAGCTTTTCCTCTGATCGACAGCATCGACCCACACGGCTTTGTCATGTACAGGCTGTTCCGAGACGCGACACGGTACATGGATGGGCATCACGTCAAG GACGTGTCCTGTCTGAACAGGGACTCCTCGAAGGTGGTCGTGGTGGACTGTAAGAAGCAGGCGTTCAGTCTGCAGCCCTTCAACGGGCTGGCACTGCAGAAATGGGATGGCAGCTCTGAGGACAGGACTCTGTATGACCTGGCAGCCTTTCTCAAGA CGATCGCTCTCAGTGGGGTGGATGATGTGCGCTCGGTGCTGGAGAACTACGCCCTGGAAGACGATCCCATCGAGGCTTTCAAACGCAGACAGGCCCAGCTCGCc CAGGAGGAGCAGAGCAGAGTTTCGGAGCTGAgccagcagaagcagcagggcCTGTCCCTGGGCTCCATCGCGGGACGCTTGTGGGGCAGAACCAAGCAGCAGTGA